A single Phragmites australis chromosome 4, lpPhrAust1.1, whole genome shotgun sequence DNA region contains:
- the LOC133916361 gene encoding uncharacterized protein LOC133916361 isoform X2, translated as MPWSGLPRGVVVDGEVWRRDAYGFAVRPQHLQRFREYAKIYMDEEEERAHRWRDFLDRLAESADVPSTPSILRSEDGAAARDGDAGAGKTKKNKGSGTHCVEEENEEEEAENEEDNNKLEDMKEADATDESREANGESEDLKDVTDNLDMLKEKTSSNSEESIEVSEELKEVNGDSEELKDLSGGSEELGEVNHDNLEKLEELSLDKGLLDELKPIKVESCRRVRASLSIIEKMMSYRVAKRDNGANDIHGKGATQLASIEEEGRTAEASHEGDPGEESYVADKAEHGQEAPGDSTSTQLEGSNGGSYFPWREELESLVRGGVPTVLRGEIWQAFVGAGTRKITGYYNKLLDEGTVKSDEKDLEGPVLNEQTSAPRKLPKPEKWKGQIEKDLPRTFPGHPALDEDGRSALRRLLTAYARHNPSVGYCQAMNFFAGLFLLFMPEENAFWALVGVIDDYFDGYYTEEMIESQVDQLVLDEVVRERFPKLAKHMDFLGVQVAWVTGPWFLSIFINMLPWESVLRVWDVTLFEGNRTMLFRTTFALLDLYGPALVTTKDAGDAITLLQSLAGSTFDSSQLVLTASMGFQSVREMVLQELRKKHRPEIITAMEERSKDRSSWKDKKGLATKLYSFKHDPSSVCRQVNSKEGADGLQVNGETGSANLDTYLSTSSVLENDLEEGVDLQDQITWLKVELCKLLEEKRSADLRGEELETALMEMVKQDNRRMLSAKVEKLEAEVSELRKAFADKQEQEQAMLQILLRMEQEQKVTEDARIAAERDAAEQKYAAHVLQENYKAAMAALSQMEKRAIMAETMLEATKQYQAGQVKANQSFTSSSPRADNVLGKTNQEPNQDAPSRRIGLLSRGLGWLDKSKVRQNSTETAEG; from the exons ATGCCGTGGTCGGGGTTGCCTCGGGGCGTTGTGGTTGATGGTGAGGTTTGGCGCAGGGACGCGTATGGATTCGCGGTGCGGCCGCAGCATCTGCAGCGTTTCCGCGAGTACGCCAAGATTTATATG gatgaggaggaggagagggcgcACAGGTGGAGGGACTTCTTGGACAGGTTGGCTGAGTCCGCGGATGTGCCCAGCACACCCAGCATTTTGCGGTCCGAAGATGGTGCTGCTGCCAGAGATGGTGATGCAGGAGCTGgaaagacaaaaaagaacaaaGGCAGTGGGACACATTGtgttgaagaagaaaatgaggaggaggaagctgaGAATGAAGAAGATAACAACAAATTAGAAGACATGAAGGAAGCTGATGCCACCGATGAATCACGAGAAGCAAATGGTGAGTCGGAAGATCTTAAAGATGTAACTGACAACTTGGACATGCTGAAAGAGAAGACTAGTAGTAACTCTGAAGAATCAATCGAAGTCTCAGAGGAATTGAAAGAAGTGAATGGGGACTCTGAAGAATTAAAAGATTTGAGTGGAGGCTCCGAAGAATTGGGAGAAGTGAATCACGACAACTTAGAAAAGTTGGAAGAACTTTCCTTGGATAAGGGGTTGTTGGATGAACTAAAGCCCATAAAAGTTGAGTCTTGTAGGCGGGTGCGGGCATCGCTTAGCATCATTGAGAAAATGATGAGCTATCGGGTGGCGAAGAGAGATAATGGTGCAAATGACATTCATGGAAAGGGTGCAACACAGCTTGCTTCTATTGAAGAGGAAGGACGGACTGCAGAAGCGAGTCATGAAGGGGATCCAGGTGAGGAGTCTTATGTTGCGGATAAGGCGGAGCATGGACAAGAGGCACCTGGTGATTCTACAAGTACTCAATTGGAGGGAAGCAATGGTGGGTCTTATTTTCCTTGGAGAGAGGAGCTTGAGAGCTTGGTTCGTGGAGGTGTGCCAACAGTTCTTAGAGGAGAG ATATGGCAAGCATTTGTGGGTGCTGGTACTCGGAAAATTACTGGGTACTACAACAAACTGCTTGATGAAGGGACTGTAAAATCGGATGAAAAGGACCTTGAGGGCCCTGTGCTGAACGAACAGACTAGTGCACCGAGAAAGCTTCCAAAGCCTGAGAAGTGGAAAGGACAGATAGAGAAG GATTTGCCACGGACATTTCCAGGACACCCTGCATTAGATGAGGATGGGAGAAGTGCTCTGAGGCGGTTATTAACAGCATATGCAAGGCATAATCCATCAGTTGGGTACTGCCAG GCCATGAACTTTTTTGCTggtttatttttgttgttcatGCCTGAAGAAAATGCATTTTG GGCTCTGGTAGGAGTTATTGATGATTACTTTGATGGTTACTACACTGAAGAAATGATTGAATCTCAG GTTGACCAGCTCGTTCTTGACGAGGTTGTACGAGAAAGATTCCCTAAATTGG CCAAACATATGGATTTCTTGGGAGTTCAGGTGGCATGGGTGACCGGACCATGGTTTCTttcaattttcatcaatatgcTTCCATGGGAAAGTG tgctTCGTGTTTGGGATGTCACCCTTTTTGAAGGAAATCGTACAATGTTGTTCCGAACGACGTTTGCTTTGCTGGATTTATATG GGCCTGCACTGGTAACCACAAAAGATGCTGGAGATGCAATTACATTACTGCAGTCTCTTGCTGGCTCTACTTTTGACAGCAGCCAGCTTGTATTGACAGCTAGTATGGGCTTTCAATCAGTCAGAGAAATGGTATTGCAAGAGTTAAGGAAAAAGCACAGGCCTGAAATCATAACTGCAATGGAGGAAAGATCAAAAGATCGTAGTTCCTGGAAAGATAAGAAGGGCTTAGCAACCAAACTATATAGCTTTAAACATGACCCTTCATCTGTGTGCCGACAAGTTAATTCCAAGGAAGGGGCAGATGGTTTGCAAGTGAATGGGGAGACCGGATCAGCAAATCTTGACACCTACCTTAGTACTAGTTCTGTACTAGAGAATGATTTGGAAGAGGGTGTTGATCTTCAAGATCAG ATAACATGGCTGAAGGTTGAACTGTGCAAGCTGCTCGAGGAGAAAAGATCTGCTGACCTcag AGGCGAAGAGCTGGAAACGGCTTTAATGGAGATGGTCAAGCAGGACAATAGAAGAATGTTGAGTGCTAAG GTTGAGAAATTGGAGGCAGAGGTATCTGAACTGCGAAAAGCTTTTGCTGAcaagcaagagcaagagcaagcaaTGCTTCAG ATCTTGTTAAGAATGGAGCAAGAACAGAAAGTGACAGAAGATGCCCGCATAGCCGCTGAGCGAGATGCTGCTGAACAAAAATATGCTGCTCACGTGCTCCAG GAGAACTATAAAGCAGCAATGGCAGCACTTTCACAAATGGAGAAGAGAGCTATAATGGCAGAAACAATGCTGGAGGCTACAAAGCAGTACCAGGCTGGGCAGGTTAAAGCCAACCAATCTTTCACTTCAAG TTCACCACGTGCAGACAATGTCCTTGGGAAGACGAATCAAGAGCCAAATCAAGATGCACCTAGCAGGAGAATAGGCCTGCTTTCTAGGGGACTTGGATGGCTAGACAAGAGCAAG GTTAGGCAGAATTCAACTGAAACAGCTGAAGGCTAA